A single genomic interval of Carettochelys insculpta isolate YL-2023 chromosome 28, ASM3395843v1, whole genome shotgun sequence harbors:
- the PGAP3 gene encoding GPI-specific phospholipase A2-like PGAP3 isoform X6, producing the protein MTAKGAALLLLLLLGAVAAPGPVRGSQGDREPVYRDCLAQCERRNCSGTGLRHFRSRQPLYMSLTGWTCRDDCKYECMWLTVGLYVQEGYRVPQFHGKWPFSRFLFFQEPASAFASFLNGLANFVMLTRYKASVPPSSPMYHTCIAFAWA; encoded by the exons ATGACGGCGAAGGGGgccgcgctgctgctgctgctgctcctcgggGCAGTGGCGGCGCCCGGCCCGGTGCGGGGCTCGCAGGGGGACCGGGAGCCCGTGTACCGGGACTGCCTGGCCCAGTGCGAGCGGCGCAACTGCTCGGGGACCGGTCTGAGGCACTTCCGCTCCCGGCAGCCGCTCTACATGAGCCTGACAG GCTGGACCTGCAGAGATGACTGTAAATATGAGTGCATGTGGCTTACGGTGGGGCTCTATGTCCAGGAAGGTTACAGAGTGCCTCAGTTTCATGGCAAG TGGCCCTTCTCCCGCTTCCTGTTTTTCCAGGAACCTGCTTCTGCCTTTGCCTCTTTCCTTAACGGACTTGCCAACTTCGTGATGTTGACTAGATACAAAGCGTCCGTCCCACCTTCATCTCCCATGTACCACACCTGTATCGCGTTTGCCTGG